One genomic segment of Pantoea eucalypti includes these proteins:
- a CDS encoding sulfonate ABC transporter substrate-binding protein, with protein sequence MIIAAQAGFAFNARAAAEKPDTVNIGFQKANIFALLKYRGTLDQEFKKQGIAVHWIEFPAGPQMLEGLNIGSIDLAATGDAPPTFAQAAQADLVYLGHSPANPKTEAIVVPADSPIKSVADLKGKRVALNKGSDVNYLLVTALEKAGLSYKDITPVYLPPADARAAFQRGAVDAWVIWDPYYAEVETTAKARLIKNAEGLVPHYTFYLASRKFADTYPQIAAQVVDELDTLSSWANQHHEEAAKIMSSSTGLPQPIWQQALARMPFGAERMTPEVFTQQQALADTFTRIGLLPVKVDIRSATWSLDKK encoded by the coding sequence ATGATTATTGCCGCCCAGGCGGGTTTTGCATTTAACGCCCGGGCAGCTGCAGAGAAACCCGATACAGTGAATATCGGTTTTCAAAAAGCCAATATCTTCGCGCTGCTGAAGTATCGCGGCACGCTGGATCAGGAATTTAAGAAGCAGGGGATTGCGGTGCACTGGATTGAATTCCCAGCCGGGCCGCAGATGCTGGAGGGCTTAAACATCGGCAGTATCGATCTGGCTGCCACCGGCGATGCGCCACCGACATTTGCCCAGGCCGCACAGGCCGATCTGGTTTATCTGGGACACTCGCCAGCTAACCCTAAAACCGAAGCGATTGTGGTGCCTGCAGACTCCCCGATTAAAAGCGTGGCGGATCTTAAAGGCAAGCGGGTGGCGCTGAATAAAGGCTCTGACGTTAACTATTTGTTGGTCACGGCGCTGGAGAAGGCAGGGCTGAGCTACAAGGACATTACACCCGTCTATCTGCCGCCTGCCGATGCGCGCGCGGCCTTCCAGCGTGGCGCGGTGGATGCCTGGGTCATCTGGGATCCTTACTACGCCGAAGTGGAAACCACCGCTAAAGCCCGGCTGATTAAAAATGCCGAGGGACTGGTGCCGCACTACACCTTCTATCTTGCCAGTCGCAAGTTCGCAGATACTTATCCTCAAATCGCCGCTCAGGTGGTGGATGAGCTGGACACGCTGAGCTCGTGGGCCAATCAGCATCATGAAGAGGCGGCTAAAATCATGTCCTCCTCAACCGGTCTGCCCCAGCCGATCTGGCAGCAGGCGCTGGCAAGGATGCCGTTTGGTGCAGAGCGGATGACGCCTGAAGTCTTTACGCAGCAGCAGGCACTGGCGGATACCTTTACCCGGATTGGTCTGTTGCCGGTGAAGGTGGATATCCGCAGCGCGACCTGGTCGCTGGATAAGAAGTAA
- a CDS encoding restriction endonuclease subunit S: MALTKRPENIVQDSNNELLSIHSSWNRVKLGDVSSITNGYAFKSSLFSTKYQSGIPLIRIRDITNNENTTYYVGEYDEKYLIFSGDILIGMDGDFKVAIWGGPTSLLNQRVCKISVDEEKYNKKFFFYVLQPYLDAINAETSSVTVKHLSSKSLAQIPLPQPPLEIQKIISDKIDELYEKIDRGTGKSELALTKLEEYKKLILNSYTLGIYKCELPNNERNGALPEGWKWTKLSSIGEVSGGLTKSKKRESYKLSIPYLRVANVYSNELRLDDVHSIGVSDSELTRVLLQKNDLLIVEGNGSADQIGRMALWDDSIRPCAHQNHIIKVRIKKSQLSMFLIYWFMSTKGREQIERDSSSTSGLYTLSISKVSKFLVPLPPIDEAEKISELIKEKLFRIEKIKEKIIEKKFLSSKLKCEILKKAVTGKLISGTAIYEIKNNKNKELSHDAEFEKKVKEIEITQNRVEIKGMKNLSLFDLLNERGKLTTVEELFSISKYQETLSILSIEEFYEELKLLVDSGKIEYLRDENGDFLISKDKI, translated from the coding sequence ATGGCTCTTACAAAAAGACCTGAAAATATAGTTCAGGATTCGAACAATGAACTTTTATCAATCCATTCATCATGGAACCGGGTTAAACTTGGTGATGTATCATCCATTACAAATGGATATGCATTTAAGTCAAGCTTATTTTCAACTAAATATCAGTCGGGCATCCCATTAATTAGAATTAGAGACATAACAAATAATGAAAACACAACCTATTACGTTGGGGAATATGATGAAAAATATTTAATTTTCAGTGGTGACATTTTAATAGGCATGGATGGTGATTTTAAAGTAGCTATATGGGGTGGCCCTACATCATTACTAAACCAGAGAGTATGTAAAATTTCAGTTGATGAGGAAAAATATAATAAAAAATTTTTCTTCTATGTGCTTCAACCATATTTAGATGCTATTAATGCTGAAACTTCTTCGGTGACAGTAAAACATCTTTCATCTAAATCTTTAGCTCAAATTCCACTTCCTCAGCCACCGCTTGAAATTCAAAAAATAATCTCAGATAAAATAGATGAGCTGTATGAAAAAATTGATAGGGGTACTGGCAAGTCTGAATTAGCCCTAACTAAGCTAGAAGAATACAAGAAATTAATATTGAACAGTTACACCCTCGGTATTTATAAATGTGAACTACCTAACAACGAACGAAATGGTGCTCTGCCAGAGGGTTGGAAATGGACAAAGTTAAGTTCGATTGGTGAAGTAAGTGGTGGCTTAACAAAAAGCAAAAAGAGAGAGAGTTACAAATTAAGCATTCCTTATCTCAGGGTTGCTAATGTTTATTCAAATGAGCTCAGGTTGGATGATGTTCATAGTATTGGAGTGTCTGATTCCGAACTAACTAGAGTATTACTCCAAAAAAATGATTTACTTATTGTGGAGGGTAATGGCAGTGCAGACCAAATTGGACGCATGGCATTATGGGATGATTCTATAAGACCATGCGCACACCAAAATCATATTATTAAAGTACGCATTAAAAAATCGCAATTATCGATGTTTCTTATTTATTGGTTTATGTCTACAAAAGGTAGAGAACAGATCGAAAGAGATTCTAGCTCAACCTCCGGACTGTATACTTTGAGCATAAGCAAAGTATCAAAATTCCTTGTTCCACTACCACCAATTGATGAAGCGGAAAAAATATCCGAATTAATAAAGGAAAAGCTTTTTCGGATAGAAAAAATCAAAGAAAAAATAATTGAAAAAAAATTTTTATCATCAAAGTTAAAGTGTGAAATTTTAAAAAAGGCGGTGACTGGCAAGTTAATATCTGGCACGGCCATTTACGAAATAAAAAATAATAAAAATAAAGAATTGAGCCATGACGCAGAATTTGAAAAGAAGGTGAAGGAGATAGAAATTACCCAAAACAGGGTTGAGATTAAGGGTATGAAAAACTTGAGTTTATTTGATCTATTAAACGAGCGGGGGAAATTGACAACAGTTGAAGAGCTATTTTCAATTTCAAAATATCAAGAAACATTAAGTATTTTATCGATTGAAGAGTTTTATGAAGAATTGAAGCTCTTAGTCGATAGCGGCAAAATTGAATATTTGCGAGATGAAAATGGAGACTTTTTGATTTCTAAGGATAAAATATGA
- the ssuD gene encoding FMNH2-dependent alkanesulfonate monooxygenase, translating to MSHATKENLNLFWFLPTHGDGRYLGTTEGGRAVDLPYLQQIALAADNLGYYGVLIPTGKSCEDSWLVASALAPVTKTLRYLVAVRPGLQPPSLAARMAATLDRLSGGRLLINVVTGGDPVENKGDGIFLSHEERYTVTREFLEVYSRLMKGEKVDFAGEHIRVEGAEILFPPVQEKGPPLYFGGSSDAAIDVAANQIDTYLTWGEPVEQVAEKLAVVRQRPQESGRTLSYGIRLHVIVRETEEEAWAAADRLISHLDEETIAAAQKIFARMDSAGQARMSALHQGSRESLRIAPNLWAGVGLVRGGAGTALVGNPQQVADRIREYQALGIGNFIFSGYPHLEEAHRFAELVMPLLPLAANTEKKQRSVNTGPFGETIGGDRRPDKQASAS from the coding sequence ATGAGCCATGCGACAAAGGAAAATCTTAACCTTTTCTGGTTTCTGCCCACCCACGGTGATGGGCGCTATCTGGGCACCACAGAAGGCGGCAGAGCGGTTGATTTACCCTATTTACAGCAGATTGCGCTGGCGGCAGATAATCTGGGCTACTACGGTGTATTAATCCCGACCGGTAAAAGCTGCGAGGATTCATGGCTGGTTGCCTCGGCCCTGGCGCCGGTCACCAAAACGCTGCGCTATTTAGTGGCGGTTCGCCCTGGTCTGCAACCGCCGAGCCTGGCGGCGCGGATGGCGGCCACGCTGGATCGTCTATCCGGCGGACGTCTGCTGATTAACGTGGTTACAGGTGGCGATCCGGTGGAGAACAAAGGTGACGGTATCTTTCTGAGCCATGAAGAGCGTTATACAGTGACCCGGGAGTTTCTTGAGGTTTACTCCCGCCTGATGAAAGGCGAGAAGGTCGACTTTGCGGGCGAGCATATCCGCGTAGAAGGCGCAGAAATTCTCTTCCCGCCGGTGCAGGAAAAGGGGCCGCCGCTCTATTTTGGTGGATCGTCGGATGCGGCAATCGATGTTGCAGCGAATCAGATCGACACCTATCTGACATGGGGCGAGCCGGTTGAACAGGTGGCGGAAAAGCTGGCGGTGGTGCGTCAACGGCCGCAGGAGAGCGGCCGTACTCTCTCTTATGGCATCCGGTTGCATGTCATTGTCCGTGAAACCGAAGAGGAGGCCTGGGCGGCTGCGGATCGGCTGATCTCTCATCTGGATGAAGAGACTATCGCCGCCGCGCAGAAAATCTTTGCGCGTATGGATTCAGCCGGACAGGCACGGATGAGTGCATTACATCAGGGCTCGCGAGAGAGCCTGCGCATCGCCCCTAATCTCTGGGCAGGCGTCGGTCTTGTGCGCGGCGGTGCCGGAACCGCGCTGGTGGGCAATCCGCAGCAGGTTGCCGATCGCATCCGGGAGTATCAGGCGCTGGGCATCGGGAACTTTATTTTCTCGGGCTATCCGCATCTCGAAGAGGCACACCGCTTTGCTGAACTGGTGATGCCGCTATTGCCGCTGGCCGCCAACACCGAAAAGAAACAGCGCAGCGTGAACACAGGTCCGTTTGGTGAAACCATTGGCGGTGACCGTCGTCCTGACAAACAGGCCAGCGCCAGTTAG
- a CDS encoding FAD/NAD(P)-binding protein: protein MLQQQIVIIGGGFTGTALAIHLARLGESGLQVTVIEPRAQLAQGVAYGTTDPAHRINVPAARMQLAGDDEGAFDRDYRASPAFSADLQALWHDDNVYPQRGEFGRWVNAQFESQQQRSPVKLNHLRDSAVAFKNGVVTTASGQQIRADQVVLAISHPPPDLPVLLKSLQDHPGLIANPWQSDALAQVAPYDRVAIIGSGLTMSDVVASLHRQKHRGAITAFSRRGQLPRANLSGSSENYTLDYSQPQTATARSWLHRVRQEVRNAAAMNLPWQLVLDDIRRNGQRIWQSLSLHEQQRFLHHLRPWWDVHRYRIAPQVSQVLSQQQASGQLSLLAARLIAAESGGETLRLTLRLRGAQSHMLEVERVIVTTGPAHNALLNSNALLRQLQGDGVIQPDPLALGIHVNALSQTLNVNGEANSSLYVAGPAARGRFGELMGLPQVAEHAESVARQLLSTSPLSLSERCPGSLTY from the coding sequence ATGTTACAACAGCAGATTGTCATTATCGGCGGTGGGTTCACCGGTACCGCGCTGGCGATCCATCTGGCCCGGCTGGGTGAGTCGGGATTGCAGGTAACGGTCATTGAACCGCGCGCGCAGCTTGCGCAGGGCGTGGCATATGGCACTACCGATCCAGCTCACCGCATTAATGTGCCAGCCGCCAGAATGCAGCTGGCAGGTGATGACGAGGGCGCATTCGACCGCGACTATCGCGCATCACCGGCTTTTAGCGCCGATCTGCAGGCACTCTGGCATGACGATAACGTCTATCCGCAACGTGGTGAGTTTGGTCGCTGGGTCAATGCGCAGTTTGAGTCTCAACAGCAGCGCTCACCAGTGAAACTTAACCATCTTCGTGACAGTGCGGTCGCTTTTAAGAATGGGGTGGTGACCACGGCTTCAGGGCAGCAGATCCGGGCCGATCAGGTCGTGCTGGCGATCAGCCATCCACCGCCGGACCTTCCTGTTCTGCTGAAGTCGCTTCAGGACCATCCGGGATTGATTGCTAATCCGTGGCAGAGCGATGCGCTGGCACAAGTCGCCCCTTACGATCGGGTCGCAATCATCGGGTCAGGTCTGACGATGTCAGATGTGGTGGCGTCGCTACATCGTCAGAAGCATCGTGGAGCGATCACCGCTTTCTCCCGCCGTGGACAGCTTCCGCGTGCAAACCTCAGTGGCAGTTCAGAGAACTACACGCTGGATTACAGTCAGCCGCAGACTGCTACCGCGCGCAGTTGGTTACATCGGGTGCGTCAGGAAGTCAGAAATGCGGCGGCGATGAATCTGCCCTGGCAGCTGGTACTGGATGACATCCGCCGTAACGGTCAGCGCATCTGGCAGAGTCTGTCGCTGCACGAGCAGCAACGCTTTCTGCATCATCTTCGCCCCTGGTGGGACGTCCATCGCTACCGGATTGCACCGCAGGTGAGCCAGGTTCTCAGCCAGCAGCAGGCCAGCGGTCAGCTGTCGTTGCTGGCGGCGCGCCTGATCGCAGCCGAATCGGGTGGCGAAACGCTCCGGCTGACGCTGCGCCTGCGTGGCGCGCAATCGCACATGCTTGAGGTGGAGAGAGTGATTGTCACCACCGGCCCCGCGCACAACGCTTTGCTTAACAGCAACGCGCTGTTGAGACAGCTGCAGGGTGACGGCGTGATTCAGCCCGATCCGCTGGCGCTGGGAATCCATGTTAATGCGCTGTCACAGACGCTGAATGTTAACGGTGAAGCGAATTCCAGTCTTTACGTCGCCGGGCCTGCCGCTCGGGGTCGTTTTGGCGAGCTGATGGGATTACCGCAGGTGGCGGAACATGCTGAATCTGTCGCACGGCAACTGCTTAGCACCTCGCCGCTGTCGCTCAGCGAGCGATGTCCTGGCTCACTGACTTACTAA
- a CDS encoding FRG domain-containing protein, whose product MINLIIKSNDDDWMVPVGELAHSSMPLSRYLEYTSESLSVVFREVNEKVLANLKLIPCVLMTEFDNEQHQDGRSHLYSNVRVAMIESIRVSGKNLEYAARIHYDFGRVIVDNYKALADRFFYHQFEAQRTHWAIKDVSLPEVMHAFGLTIPVPRPQGPVLVPPLPPPAPSLPGVTEREESVTSVEKFLQKIDEFQAQDGHEVFYRGHSNFKYKLEPSLFREEDAVPLYRFKERHMINEILTAHPSEFYQDHFMLDKLVRMQHYGLPTRLLDVTANPLVALYFCCADMLDKNEEDEKVGDVKIFSVRTDDIKFYNSDTVSSIANLSLLNMEDKNKVIPETDVPLNERGEESPEMKRLIHFIRAEKPYFENAIRPGDLSRILFVRGRIANQRISSQSGAFLLFGHEAVLPDTGHSGLTVKRIYVSNKKAILQELSRLNIKPSTIYPGIEETAREIARRTKGEEILNRVK is encoded by the coding sequence ATGATCAATCTGATAATTAAGTCCAATGATGATGACTGGATGGTTCCAGTGGGCGAACTTGCCCATAGCTCGATGCCCCTGAGCCGCTATCTGGAATACACAAGTGAATCGCTCTCGGTCGTCTTCAGAGAGGTAAATGAAAAGGTCCTCGCAAACCTGAAACTCATTCCCTGCGTGCTGATGACCGAGTTCGATAATGAGCAACACCAGGACGGGCGTTCACACCTGTATTCCAATGTCCGGGTGGCCATGATTGAAAGCATTAGAGTCAGCGGGAAAAATTTAGAATATGCAGCGCGCATACACTATGATTTCGGGAGAGTGATCGTTGATAACTACAAAGCGCTGGCCGACCGCTTCTTCTATCATCAGTTTGAAGCACAACGAACCCACTGGGCTATCAAAGATGTTAGCCTTCCTGAGGTCATGCACGCTTTCGGGTTAACAATCCCGGTTCCCCGCCCGCAAGGACCAGTTCTGGTCCCGCCACTGCCTCCTCCAGCCCCGTCGCTTCCAGGAGTGACAGAGCGTGAAGAGAGCGTGACGTCAGTTGAGAAGTTTCTGCAGAAAATTGACGAATTTCAGGCACAGGATGGTCATGAGGTGTTTTACCGGGGGCACAGTAATTTTAAATATAAGCTTGAACCATCCCTGTTCCGCGAAGAAGATGCCGTGCCGTTGTACAGGTTTAAAGAAAGGCACATGATTAACGAGATTCTGACTGCTCATCCGTCCGAGTTTTATCAGGACCATTTCATGCTCGATAAGCTGGTCCGCATGCAGCACTACGGCCTGCCTACGCGGCTGCTGGACGTCACGGCCAATCCGCTTGTCGCCCTCTATTTCTGCTGCGCAGACATGCTCGATAAAAACGAGGAAGATGAGAAGGTCGGGGATGTGAAAATTTTTTCCGTCCGGACGGATGACATCAAATTTTATAATTCTGACACCGTCAGCAGCATCGCTAACCTGTCCCTGCTTAATATGGAAGATAAAAATAAGGTCATACCTGAAACGGACGTCCCCCTAAATGAGCGAGGAGAAGAATCGCCAGAGATGAAAAGGCTCATTCATTTTATCCGGGCGGAAAAACCGTACTTTGAAAACGCCATTCGACCGGGTGATTTGAGCCGCATCCTGTTTGTCCGCGGCAGGATTGCCAACCAGCGGATCTCCTCTCAGTCCGGCGCGTTTCTGCTGTTCGGGCATGAGGCCGTGCTGCCGGATACCGGGCACAGCGGCCTAACAGTTAAGCGCATATACGTCAGCAATAAGAAGGCGATCCTGCAGGAGCTCAGCCGGCTCAACATCAAGCCCAGCACCATTTACCCCGGCATTGAAGAGACGGCGAGAGAAATTGCCCGCCGGACGAAAGGCGAAGAGATCCTGAACCGGGTGAAATAA
- a CDS encoding sigma-54-dependent Fis family transcriptional regulator yields the protein MQISSPELIDPASRAFKSVLDQLAPTDATVLIIGETGTGKEVMARYLHHHSARSRQPFLAVNCGALTESLAESELFGHEKGAFTGAQDRHRGWFEAAEGGTLLLDEVGELSPSLQVKLLRVLQERDITRVGSSKAIKVNVRVIAATNRDLAVAIRERRFREDLYYRLNVASVTLPPLRQRCEDIPVLASHFLQLYARRLGRPQLRLSEDAVATLMDYSWPGNIRELENTLHNAVLLSRTSLVTPQQLRLNAIAGSDLPSGEEALDQFLRQQMQQSETPLYPRVIAALVKNALELTQGNQLQAAALLGISRHTLRTQLGHLGVIKPRRTSLRQREASPHHQPQQERELRIGYQKFGNLGILKARQSLEQQLSDQGVSVLWSEFPAGPQLLHALNNKEVDFGTTGEVPPLFAQASNSPMVYVAWEPAAPQSVALLVPTNSPVQQIGDLRGKRIAVNRGSNVHYLLLQILDEAGLALDEVRIVYAPPKYPLTPSDLSAVDAWMMWDPLLSDAENSGQFRVIADGTGRVNNHQFYLAERGFAAQSGDLLQILLTALEQTGRYIDAHHTEAAALLSSELGISATSLMHALARRSHQTQRMNLAIIREQQTIADRFYALGLFSRAIRVRESVWHP from the coding sequence ATGCAGATATCCAGCCCTGAGTTAATTGATCCCGCATCGCGCGCCTTTAAAAGCGTACTGGATCAGCTCGCGCCTACCGATGCAACGGTATTGATCATCGGTGAAACCGGCACCGGCAAAGAGGTGATGGCGCGCTATCTGCATCATCATAGCGCCCGCAGCCGGCAGCCATTTCTGGCGGTCAATTGCGGGGCACTCACCGAGAGCCTGGCGGAGTCAGAGCTGTTCGGTCATGAGAAAGGGGCCTTTACCGGCGCGCAGGATCGCCATCGTGGCTGGTTTGAAGCAGCAGAAGGCGGCACGCTGCTGCTGGATGAAGTCGGTGAACTCAGTCCGTCGCTGCAGGTGAAGCTCCTGCGCGTACTACAGGAGCGCGATATCACTCGCGTGGGCTCGTCTAAAGCGATAAAGGTCAATGTGCGGGTAATTGCGGCCACCAACCGGGATCTGGCTGTGGCGATTCGTGAACGGCGGTTCCGGGAAGACCTCTACTACCGTCTCAATGTCGCCAGCGTCACATTGCCGCCGCTGCGCCAGCGCTGCGAAGATATTCCGGTGCTGGCCAGTCATTTTCTGCAACTCTATGCGCGACGTCTGGGACGTCCTCAGTTACGGCTGAGTGAAGATGCTGTCGCCACGCTAATGGACTACAGCTGGCCGGGTAACATCCGTGAGCTGGAGAACACGCTGCACAATGCGGTGCTACTCAGCAGGACCTCGCTGGTCACGCCGCAACAGCTGCGGCTGAACGCCATTGCTGGCAGCGATTTACCCTCCGGAGAGGAGGCGCTCGACCAGTTTTTACGTCAGCAGATGCAGCAGAGTGAGACGCCACTCTATCCACGAGTGATCGCCGCGCTGGTAAAAAATGCGCTGGAACTCACGCAGGGTAATCAGTTACAGGCGGCCGCGCTGCTGGGCATCAGCCGTCATACACTGCGTACCCAGCTGGGGCATCTGGGTGTGATTAAACCCCGCCGTACCTCATTGCGTCAGCGCGAGGCCTCTCCTCATCATCAGCCTCAGCAGGAGCGTGAACTGCGTATCGGTTATCAGAAGTTTGGCAACCTTGGCATTCTGAAAGCGCGTCAGTCGCTGGAGCAGCAGCTGAGCGATCAGGGCGTCAGCGTGCTGTGGAGCGAGTTTCCAGCGGGTCCACAGCTCCTCCATGCGCTGAACAATAAGGAGGTCGATTTCGGGACCACCGGCGAAGTTCCTCCCTTGTTTGCGCAAGCCAGCAACAGCCCGATGGTCTACGTCGCCTGGGAACCTGCCGCTCCGCAGAGCGTGGCGCTGCTGGTACCCACTAATAGCCCGGTTCAGCAGATTGGCGATCTCAGAGGCAAACGCATCGCCGTGAATCGTGGTTCTAATGTCCACTATCTGCTGCTGCAAATCCTGGATGAGGCGGGATTAGCGCTGGATGAGGTGCGCATTGTCTATGCACCCCCCAAATATCCACTGACGCCCAGCGACCTCAGCGCGGTAGATGCCTGGATGATGTGGGATCCGCTCCTCAGTGATGCTGAGAACAGCGGACAGTTCAGGGTAATTGCGGATGGCACTGGCCGGGTCAATAATCATCAGTTTTACCTTGCCGAACGCGGATTTGCGGCGCAGTCGGGCGATCTGTTGCAGATCCTGCTCACCGCCCTGGAACAGACGGGCCGCTACATTGATGCACACCATACTGAAGCCGCCGCGTTGCTCTCCAGCGAACTCGGCATTTCTGCGACCTCACTAATGCACGCCTTAGCCCGGCGCAGCCATCAGACTCAGCGAATGAACCTGGCCATCATCCGGGAACAGCAAACCATCGCTGACCGCTTTTATGCGCTGGGGTTATTCAGTCGGGCCATTCGCGTACGCGAGTCAGTCTGGCATCCATAG
- a CDS encoding LLM class flavin-dependent oxidoreductase: MSSQREIRLNAFDMNCVGHQSPGLWAHPRDRSWQYKDLEYWTDLARLLERGKFDGLFIADVLGVYDVLNGNNHAAIRQATQVPVNDPLALITPMAMVTEHLGFGLTASLSFEHPYPFARRISTLDHLTKGRIGWNIVTSYLESGARNIGHQAQTDHDARYDYADEYLQVIYKLLEGSWEDGAVLRDRERQIFSDPKKIHPINHQGTFFQVPGIHLCEPSPQRTPVLYQAGASSRGKAFAAEHAECVFVAAPSKVLLKKTVADIRQRAAEAGRDPRSILIFNLQTVIVGETDLAAQAKWQEYKSYVSYEGALALISGWTGIDFGQYQPDQVLKHLHTNAIQSAVETFSTADPHRQWTVQGLADWVGIGGFGPLLAGSAETVADELQSWIEETDVDGFNLAYAVTHETFTDVVELLVPELQKRGVYKQDYQPRTLREKLFGQGPRLALPHPGAGYRRTADTEQQINSAEMSG, encoded by the coding sequence ATGTCATCGCAACGTGAAATTCGCCTGAATGCTTTCGATATGAACTGTGTCGGTCATCAGTCACCCGGCTTGTGGGCGCATCCCCGTGACCGCTCATGGCAGTACAAAGACCTGGAGTACTGGACCGATTTAGCGCGCCTGCTGGAGCGCGGTAAGTTTGATGGGTTGTTTATTGCTGACGTGCTGGGTGTCTATGACGTGCTCAACGGCAATAACCATGCCGCTATCCGTCAGGCTACGCAGGTGCCGGTAAACGATCCGCTGGCGTTGATCACGCCGATGGCCATGGTGACAGAACACCTGGGCTTTGGCCTGACTGCCTCGCTCTCCTTTGAACATCCCTACCCGTTTGCGCGGCGGATCTCGACCCTGGATCATCTGACCAAAGGTCGCATTGGCTGGAATATTGTGACCTCCTATCTGGAAAGTGGTGCGCGCAATATCGGGCATCAGGCTCAGACCGACCACGATGCGCGCTACGACTATGCCGATGAGTATCTGCAGGTCATCTATAAGCTGCTGGAAGGTAGCTGGGAAGACGGTGCTGTCCTGCGTGATCGTGAACGTCAAATTTTCAGCGACCCTAAAAAAATCCATCCGATTAATCATCAGGGCACGTTTTTCCAGGTGCCGGGCATTCATCTTTGCGAGCCGTCACCGCAGCGCACGCCTGTGCTTTATCAGGCCGGCGCCTCCAGCCGCGGTAAAGCCTTTGCAGCGGAGCATGCTGAATGTGTATTTGTCGCGGCACCGTCAAAAGTGCTGCTAAAGAAAACCGTAGCGGATATTCGACAAAGGGCAGCAGAGGCAGGACGCGATCCGCGTTCAATACTGATCTTCAATCTGCAGACGGTTATTGTGGGTGAAACCGACCTGGCGGCGCAGGCGAAATGGCAGGAGTACAAAAGCTATGTCAGTTACGAAGGCGCGCTGGCGCTGATCTCGGGCTGGACAGGTATCGATTTCGGGCAGTATCAGCCGGATCAGGTACTGAAGCATCTCCATACCAATGCCATTCAGTCGGCGGTTGAGACATTCTCTACTGCCGATCCTCATCGGCAGTGGACGGTGCAGGGTCTGGCAGACTGGGTGGGCATTGGCGGCTTTGGTCCGCTGCTGGCAGGCAGCGCCGAAACCGTGGCTGATGAATTGCAGAGCTGGATTGAAGAAACCGACGTTGACGGGTTTAACCTCGCCTACGCCGTGACCCATGAAACCTTCACCGATGTGGTGGAATTGCTGGTGCCGGAACTGCAAAAGCGTGGCGTCTACAAACAGGACTATCAGCCCCGCACGCTGCGTGAAAAGTTGTTTGGACAGGGGCCACGACTGGCCTTGCCGCATCCCGGAGCCGGTTATCGTCGGACCGCGGACACAGAACAGCAGATAAACAGCGCCGAAATGTCGGGATGA